From a region of the Sorex araneus isolate mSorAra2 chromosome 10, mSorAra2.pri, whole genome shotgun sequence genome:
- the LOC101553130 gene encoding indoleamine 2,3-dioxygenase 1-like, with protein sequence MMESSWKISEEFHIDEEVGFALPNPLEELPPPYDAWVRIAKNLPELIETGNLRAEVEKLPTLSIDDLLGHKSQRLAHLVLGYITMAYVWNKGGDDIRKILPSNIAIPFCKVSEKLGLPPIMVYADCVLANWKKKDPRGPMTYENMDILFSFPGGDCSKGFFLVSLLVETAAATAIRVIPTIFNAVQHKDCDTLQEALSQIVSCLEKALEVFKHIRDYVDPDLFFNVLRIYLSGWKGKSLLSEGLVYEGVWDTPKKFAGGSAAQSSIFQCFDVLLGIKQDAGEAAEFLQEMRTYMPPAHQNFLRSMEEGPSLREFILSEGNASLQSHYDKCVKAMVALRNYHLNIVADYIVAPSRKQSKAKETAEESCKGTGGTSVIDFLKTVKNKTVSFVMKKD encoded by the exons ATGATGGAAAGTTCTTGGAAAATCAGTGAAGAATTCCATATAGATGAAGAAGTGGGCTTCGCTCTGCCAAATCCACTG GAGGAGCTACCTCCCCCTTATGATGCCTGGGTTCGAATTGCTAAAAATCTTCCTGAGTTGATTGAGACTGGAAACCTACGTGCAGAAGTAGAGAAG CTGCCAACACTCAGCATTGATGATCTGCTAGGGCACAAGTCGCAGCGCCTGGCCCATCTGGTGCTAGGGTACATCACCATGGCATACGTGTGGAATAAGGGTGGTGACGATATCAGGAAG ATCCTGCCAAGCAACATTGCAATTCCTTTTTGCAAAGTCTCTGAGAAACTGGGGCTGCCGCCTATCATGGTTTATGCTGACTGTGTCTTGGCAAACTGGAAGAAAAAGGATCCCCGCGG ACCCATGACTTATGA GAACATGGACATTCTGTTTTCATTTCCCGGTGGGGATTGCAGTAAAGGATTCTTCTTGGTTTCTCTATTGGTGGAAACAGCAGCAGCTACTGCAATTAGA GTAATTCCCACAATATTCAATGCAGTACAACATAAGGACTGTGATACTTTGCAAGAAGCACTGAGTCAAATAGTTTCTTGTCTGGAAAAAGCTCTTGAAGTATTTAAACATATTCGTG ATTATGTGGACCCAGACCTCTTTTTCAATGTTCTTCGCATATACTTGTCAGG CTGGAAAGGAAAGTCCTTACTGTCAGAGGGTCTGGTGTATGAAGGAGTCTGGGACACCCCAAAGAAATTCGCAGGAGGCAGTGCAGCTCAAAGCAGCATCTTTCAGTGCTTTGATGTTCTTCTGGGCATCAAGCAGGATGCTGGAG AAGCTGCTGAATTCCTCCAGGAAATGAGAACATATATGCCACCGGCTCATCAGAATTTCCTTCGCTCGATGGAGGAAGGGCCCTCCCTTCGTGAATTTATCCTTTCCGAAGGTAACGCCAGTCTTCAGAGCCATTACGACAAATGTGTGAAAGCCATGGTTGCTTTGAGAAACTACCATTTAAATATAGTAGCCGACTACATTGTGGCTCCTTCACGAAAGCAGTCCAAGGCGAAGGAAACAGCTGAAGAGAGTTGCAAAGGAACTGGGGGAACTAGTGTTATAGATTTCCTAAAGACAGTAAAGAATAAAACTGTATCATTCGTGATGAAAAAAGATTGA